The bacterium genome window below encodes:
- a CDS encoding formate dehydrogenase subunit alpha: MRQIGRKWLRRTATEAPCPAGMDRRTFLERGAVALGGGALLGLLPLSVVRKATAQEKTNFPHPGTKSETRRSICTNCSVGCGIIAEIQNGVWVGQEPDFDSPINLGANCPKGAAERNIVFGHKRTKYPMKLENGTWKRLSWDQAINEIGDRLLKIREESGPDALFFCGSSKASNEGAHLQAKFAALWGTNNADNQARICHSTTVNGVASTWGYGAMTNSYNDMHNSKAMLFIGSNAAEAHPVAMQHILRGKENGAKMIVVDPRHTRTAAHADIYARIRSGTDIPFIYGLLWHIFKNGWEDKEYIARRVWAMDDVRKEAEHWPPEVVADVTGVPKEKVYEIARTMAENRPGTVVWCMGITQHHVGNNNTRLCCILQLALGNVGVAGGGTNIFRGHDNVQGATDIGPNAHTLPAYYGLAEGAWKHWCRVWDLDYEWLKTRFDMTQKYDAGGGNMAFTMNMPGIPVSRWIDAVLEDKANLSQRTNVRAVIFQGHACNSQTRGPEMKKALEKLDLLVISDPYPTHMAVLSDRRNDTYLLPSCTQLETSGSCTASNRSLQWREKLVDPYFESLPDHVILYRLATKLGFGKELVKRIQVVNGEPLTEDILREINRGSWTIGYTGQSPERLKLHAQHRRAFDTTTLRARGGPCDGDYYGLPWPCWGTPAMKHPGTPLLYDPSKSVAEGGLVFRANFGTERNGQSLLADKVFSKDSEIKDGYPEFTADLLKQLGWWGDLTAEEQKEAEGRNWKTDLSGGIQRVAIKHGCAPFGNARARCQVWEYPDPIPIHREPLYTPRFDLVKKYPTYADRKAFMRLPTRYQSIQSVDHSAKYPLVFTSGRLVEYQGGGEKSRSNAWLAKLRPEMFAEVNPKDANNAGITNGMYMWLEGAEGGRIKVRALVTERVGPGTVWTPFHFGGWFEGKDLHDKYPEGTAPFVRGEACNTATTYGYDSVTMMQETKATLCRITPA; this comes from the coding sequence ATGAGGCAGATCGGCAGGAAGTGGCTGCGGCGCACGGCAACGGAGGCACCTTGCCCCGCCGGGATGGACCGGCGGACCTTTCTCGAACGCGGCGCGGTGGCGCTGGGCGGCGGCGCTCTCCTGGGCCTGCTGCCGCTGTCGGTGGTGCGCAAGGCCACGGCGCAGGAGAAGACGAACTTCCCGCACCCGGGGACAAAGAGCGAGACACGGCGCTCGATCTGCACGAACTGCTCCGTGGGGTGCGGCATCATCGCCGAGATCCAGAACGGCGTCTGGGTCGGGCAGGAGCCGGACTTCGACTCGCCGATCAACCTCGGGGCGAACTGCCCGAAGGGCGCCGCGGAGCGCAACATCGTCTTCGGTCACAAGCGCACGAAATACCCGATGAAGCTCGAGAACGGCACCTGGAAGCGCCTCTCCTGGGACCAGGCGATCAACGAGATCGGCGACAGGCTCCTGAAGATCCGCGAGGAGTCGGGGCCGGACGCCCTGTTCTTCTGCGGCTCGTCCAAGGCCAGCAACGAGGGCGCGCACCTGCAGGCCAAGTTCGCGGCCCTCTGGGGCACGAACAACGCCGACAACCAGGCCCGCATCTGCCACTCCACGACCGTCAACGGGGTGGCGAGCACCTGGGGCTACGGCGCGATGACCAACTCCTACAACGACATGCACAACTCCAAGGCAATGCTGTTCATCGGCTCGAACGCGGCCGAGGCGCACCCCGTGGCGATGCAGCACATCCTGCGGGGCAAGGAGAACGGCGCCAAGATGATCGTGGTCGACCCGCGCCACACGCGCACGGCCGCGCACGCCGACATCTACGCCCGGATCCGCTCGGGCACCGACATCCCCTTCATCTACGGGCTGCTCTGGCACATTTTCAAGAACGGCTGGGAGGACAAGGAGTACATCGCCCGCCGCGTCTGGGCGATGGACGACGTGCGCAAGGAGGCCGAGCACTGGCCTCCCGAGGTCGTCGCGGACGTGACGGGCGTCCCCAAGGAGAAGGTCTACGAGATCGCCAGGACCATGGCGGAAAACCGCCCCGGGACGGTCGTCTGGTGCATGGGGATCACGCAGCACCACGTCGGCAACAACAACACGCGCCTCTGCTGCATCCTGCAGCTGGCGCTCGGAAACGTTGGCGTGGCCGGCGGCGGGACGAACATCTTCCGCGGCCACGACAATGTGCAGGGCGCGACCGACATCGGACCGAACGCCCACACCCTCCCCGCCTACTACGGCCTTGCCGAAGGCGCCTGGAAGCACTGGTGCCGCGTCTGGGATCTGGACTACGAGTGGCTCAAGACCCGCTTCGACATGACCCAGAAATACGATGCCGGCGGCGGGAACATGGCCTTCACGATGAACATGCCCGGCATCCCCGTCTCGCGCTGGATCGACGCCGTGCTCGAGGACAAGGCCAACCTCTCGCAGCGCACGAACGTGCGCGCCGTCATCTTCCAGGGGCACGCCTGCAACAGCCAGACGCGCGGCCCGGAGATGAAGAAGGCGCTCGAGAAGCTCGACCTGCTCGTCATCTCCGACCCCTACCCGACGCACATGGCGGTGTTGAGCGACCGCAGGAACGACACCTATCTGCTGCCGAGCTGCACGCAGCTGGAGACCTCCGGCTCCTGCACCGCCTCGAACCGCTCGCTCCAGTGGCGCGAGAAGCTCGTCGACCCGTACTTCGAGTCGCTGCCGGACCACGTCATCCTCTACCGGTTGGCGACGAAGCTCGGCTTTGGCAAGGAACTGGTCAAGCGCATCCAGGTCGTCAACGGCGAGCCGCTCACCGAGGACATCCTGCGCGAGATCAACCGCGGCTCGTGGACGATCGGCTACACCGGCCAGAGCCCCGAGCGGCTCAAGCTCCACGCCCAGCACCGGCGCGCCTTCGACACGACCACGCTGCGGGCGCGCGGCGGGCCCTGCGACGGCGACTACTACGGCCTGCCCTGGCCGTGCTGGGGGACCCCCGCGATGAAGCACCCGGGGACCCCGCTGCTCTACGATCCGAGCAAGTCCGTCGCCGAAGGCGGGCTGGTCTTCCGCGCCAACTTCGGCACGGAGCGCAACGGGCAGAGCCTGCTGGCGGACAAGGTCTTCTCGAAGGATTCGGAGATCAAGGACGGGTACCCCGAGTTCACGGCGGACCTGCTCAAGCAGCTCGGCTGGTGGGGCGACCTGACGGCGGAGGAGCAGAAAGAGGCCGAGGGCAGGAACTGGAAGACCGACCTCTCCGGCGGCATCCAGCGCGTCGCGATCAAGCACGGCTGCGCGCCGTTTGGAAACGCGCGGGCCCGCTGCCAGGTCTGGGAGTACCCCGACCCGATCCCGATCCACCGCGAGCCGCTCTACACGCCGCGCTTCGATCTGGTGAAGAAGTACCCGACCTATGCCGACCGCAAGGCCTTCATGCGGCTCCCCACCCGCTACCAGTCGATCCAGTCCGTGGACCACAGCGCGAAGTATCCCCTCGTGTTCACCAGCGGGCGCCTCGTCGAGTACCAGGGCGGTGGCGAGAAGTCGCGCTCCAACGCCTGGCTCGCGAAGCTGCGGCCCGAGATGTTCGCCGAGGTCAACCCGAAGGACGCCAACAACGCCGGCATCACCAACGGGATGTACATGTGGCTCGAGGGCGCGGAGGGCGGACGCATCAAGGTCCGCGCGCTCGTCACCGAGCGTGTCGGCCCCGGGACCGTGTGGACGCCCTTCCACTTCGGCGGCTGGTTCGAGGGCAAGGACCTGCACGACAAGTACCCGGAGGGGACCGCTCCCTTCGTCAGGGGCGAGGCCTGCAACACCGCCACGACGTACGGCTACGACTCGGTGACGATGATGCAGGAAACGAAGGCCACGCTCTGCCGGATCACCCCGGCGTAG
- a CDS encoding molecular chaperone TorD family protein, whose protein sequence is MGPVATGRTIPGWCPTFGDLRSDAYVLLAALLGPPPTEGLLHIVRNLAWDGPLPGTLERSLAGLRRAGAEHPLPVVEDEHRVLFVGLGSGEVVPYASWYRERTLQSLPLAALRSDLLRLGLVRQAGCPEPEDHAGALCEIMALLSGPSSEVPLAHQAQVFGDHLAPWMGAFFGDLHGARGASFYRAVGDFGARFLEAESRYFAFAPEWEPFTEGA, encoded by the coding sequence ATGGGCCCGGTAGCGACCGGCCGCACGATCCCGGGCTGGTGCCCGACCTTCGGGGACCTGCGCTCGGACGCCTACGTGCTCCTCGCCGCGCTCCTCGGGCCGCCGCCCACGGAGGGGCTCCTGCACATCGTGCGGAACCTCGCGTGGGACGGCCCGCTCCCCGGAACACTCGAGCGTTCGCTGGCGGGCCTGCGGCGCGCCGGCGCCGAGCATCCCCTCCCCGTGGTCGAGGACGAGCACCGCGTGCTCTTCGTCGGCCTCGGGAGCGGCGAGGTGGTCCCCTACGCCTCCTGGTACCGGGAGCGGACGCTCCAGTCCCTCCCACTCGCGGCGCTGCGCTCCGACCTCCTGCGGCTCGGCCTCGTGCGGCAGGCCGGCTGTCCCGAGCCGGAGGACCACGCCGGCGCCCTCTGCGAGATCATGGCGCTGCTCTCCGGGCCCTCGTCCGAGGTCCCGCTTGCGCACCAGGCTCAGGTGTTCGGGGACCACCTCGCCCCCTGGATGGGTGCGTTCTTCGGCGACCTCCATGGCGCCCGCGGTGCCAGCTTCTACCGCGCCGTGGGCGACTTCGGGGCCCGCTTTCTCGAGGCCGAGAGCCGCTATTTCGCCTTCGCACCTGAATGGGAGCCCTTCACGGAAGGAGCATAG
- the fdh3B gene encoding formate dehydrogenase FDH3 subunit beta — protein MARMKFLCDAERCIGCNACVVACNNAHDVPYGINRRHVITLKDGEEGEKSISVACMHCTDAPCAAVCPVDCFYTTPDGIVLHDKDLCIGCGYCFYACPFGAPQFPEQGMFAARSKMDKCTFCAGGPPADGSVEEYQKYGSNRIAQGKLPLCAEMCATKALLGGDGDAVSKIYIERVTKRGGRPVTWGWETAYAFKGRKD, from the coding sequence ATGGCGCGGATGAAGTTCCTCTGCGACGCCGAGCGCTGCATCGGCTGCAACGCCTGCGTCGTCGCCTGCAACAACGCGCACGACGTGCCGTACGGGATCAACCGGCGGCACGTCATCACCCTCAAGGACGGCGAGGAGGGCGAGAAGTCGATCTCGGTGGCCTGCATGCACTGCACGGACGCGCCGTGCGCGGCGGTCTGCCCGGTGGACTGCTTCTACACCACGCCCGACGGGATCGTCCTCCACGACAAGGACCTGTGCATCGGCTGCGGCTACTGCTTCTACGCGTGCCCCTTCGGCGCGCCGCAGTTCCCGGAGCAGGGGATGTTCGCCGCCCGCAGCAAGATGGACAAGTGCACCTTCTGCGCGGGCGGGCCGCCGGCGGACGGGTCGGTGGAGGAGTACCAGAAGTACGGGAGCAACCGGATCGCGCAGGGCAAGCTGCCGCTGTGCGCGGAGATGTGCGCGACCAAGGCGCTGCTCGGCGGCGACGGGGATGCCGTCTCGAAGATCTACATCGAGCGCGTGACGAAGCGGGGGGGCCGGCCCGTCACCTGGGGCTGGGAGACCGCCTACGCCTTCAAGGGAAGAAAGGACTGA
- a CDS encoding formate dehydrogenase has protein sequence MVRPFSASRRSFFRSAAALGGAAAALALGGDRKTAKSAPAPPRSGGTSGYRLTEHIAKYYEKARG, from the coding sequence ATGGTCAGACCGTTCTCCGCCAGCCGTCGTTCGTTCTTCAGGAGCGCCGCGGCGCTCGGGGGGGCCGCGGCCGCGCTCGCCCTCGGAGGCGACAGGAAGACCGCGAAAAGCGCGCCTGCGCCGCCACGCAGCGGCGGCACCAGCGGCTACCGCCTCACGGAGCACATCGCGAAGTACTACGAGAAGGCGCGAGGCTGA